The following are encoded in a window of Cryobacterium sp. CG_9.6 genomic DNA:
- a CDS encoding acyltransferase has product MDTAPHSALHAAAARNDGPAQIAGTADIDSTAIIGLASQIWHLAQVREHARVGPGCIIGRGAYIGPGVILGRNCKVQNYALVYEPAVLEDGVFVGPGAVFTNDVFPRAINVDGSRKSADDWPMVGVIVRTGASIGARAVCIAPVTIGRWSMVAAGSVVTADVPEFALVAGVPARRIGWVGRSGMALSATESGQFTCPSTGENYTETEGILTLS; this is encoded by the coding sequence ATGGACACCGCCCCGCACTCGGCGTTACATGCCGCGGCTGCTCGCAACGACGGACCCGCACAGATTGCGGGCACCGCCGACATTGATTCGACTGCCATCATCGGGCTGGCAAGCCAGATCTGGCACCTCGCTCAGGTTCGTGAACACGCACGCGTCGGCCCTGGGTGCATCATCGGTCGCGGTGCCTATATCGGTCCGGGTGTCATCCTTGGAAGAAACTGCAAGGTACAGAACTACGCTCTCGTGTACGAACCAGCTGTGCTCGAAGACGGAGTCTTCGTGGGCCCGGGTGCCGTTTTCACGAACGATGTCTTCCCCCGAGCAATAAACGTTGATGGTTCTCGCAAAAGCGCTGACGACTGGCCCATGGTGGGTGTCATTGTTCGGACCGGTGCGTCCATCGGCGCCCGGGCCGTGTGTATTGCACCCGTCACGATCGGACGCTGGTCCATGGTGGCTGCCGGCTCCGTTGTGACAGCCGATGTTCCCGAATTCGCTCTTGTCGCCGGAGTCCCCGCCCGCCGCATCGGCTGGGTCGGACGCAGCGGCATGGCCCTCAGCGCGACAGAGTCTGGCCAGTTCACCTGCCCATCAACGGGCGAAAACTACACGGAGACCGAAGGGATTTTGACTCTCTCATGA
- a CDS encoding glycosyltransferase family 4 protein, translated as MIKRIFSHTRLTPPAAPGTRVLIIVQNLPVPLDRRVWLECQALHAQGYSVSVICPKGPGDPAREVIDGIGIYKYRPAPEATGALGFAIEFALSWIRTAALSFTVRRERGFDVIQACNPPDTYWLLGLLWRHRGVRFIFDHHDLNPELFLSRFGQPRGLAARFQYRTLLWLERMTFRVADHVISTNNSYRAIALRRGKLRPDQVTVVRSGPDTRVMRPIQPVDDAAAIQDSLLVYLGIMGPQDNVDKVLEVVDELVTQRGRTDVRAVLMGFGDCLEALKAQTIAMGLSDRIHFTGRVGPKTIANYLSAADIGLGPDEKTPLNDLSTMNKTMEYMAYALPSVSFDLTETRVSGGDSAIYVPSGDISAFADAIEALLDDSEARANLGRAARERVTSELDWQHQAQAYISVFDTVLGRSQNDLRAAVWPFSNAGVPADPSHVDLNDSVSFTKFLVTRGRRLQTPDSSEFIKLRTRA; from the coding sequence ATGATCAAGCGAATCTTTTCTCACACGCGTCTGACACCGCCCGCAGCGCCGGGCACTCGCGTGCTCATCATCGTGCAAAACCTTCCCGTACCTCTCGACCGCCGCGTCTGGCTGGAATGCCAAGCCCTGCACGCCCAGGGGTACTCCGTCTCAGTCATCTGCCCTAAGGGGCCCGGTGACCCCGCTCGTGAGGTCATTGACGGCATCGGAATCTACAAGTACCGTCCAGCACCCGAGGCAACAGGAGCGCTCGGCTTCGCCATCGAGTTCGCTCTCTCGTGGATACGCACGGCCGCCCTCTCCTTCACGGTACGCCGCGAACGGGGTTTTGACGTGATTCAGGCCTGTAACCCACCAGACACCTACTGGTTGCTCGGCTTGCTGTGGCGTCATCGGGGTGTCCGGTTCATCTTCGACCACCACGATCTGAATCCCGAGCTGTTTCTCTCTCGATTCGGTCAACCACGCGGTCTTGCCGCACGTTTTCAGTACCGCACCCTGTTATGGCTCGAACGCATGACCTTCCGGGTGGCTGACCATGTTATTTCGACGAATAATTCCTATCGCGCGATCGCACTGCGGCGTGGCAAGCTTCGCCCCGACCAGGTCACCGTAGTGCGCAGCGGACCAGACACACGGGTGATGCGCCCGATTCAGCCCGTTGACGATGCAGCGGCGATACAAGATTCACTCCTCGTGTATCTCGGAATCATGGGACCTCAAGACAACGTTGACAAGGTGTTGGAGGTCGTCGACGAACTCGTGACTCAACGCGGCCGAACGGATGTGCGCGCCGTGTTGATGGGGTTCGGGGATTGTCTCGAAGCGCTCAAAGCACAAACCATTGCGATGGGCCTGAGCGACCGGATTCACTTCACTGGCCGCGTCGGACCGAAAACTATCGCAAACTACCTGAGCGCCGCTGATATCGGCCTGGGACCGGACGAAAAGACGCCACTCAACGACCTGTCCACGATGAACAAGACCATGGAATATATGGCCTACGCACTCCCCTCCGTGTCCTTCGACCTCACCGAAACCCGCGTGTCCGGTGGTGACAGCGCCATCTACGTGCCATCCGGAGACATCAGCGCCTTCGCCGACGCGATCGAGGCCCTTCTCGATGACTCCGAAGCACGCGCAAATCTCGGCCGTGCCGCACGTGAGCGCGTGACGAGCGAACTCGACTGGCAGCATCAGGCTCAGGCCTACATCAGCGTCTTCGATACTGTACTCGGTCGCAGCCAGAACGACCTGCGCGCTGCCGTGTGGCCATTCTCCAACGCCGGGGTTCCCGCAGACCCCTCACACGTCGACCTCAACGACAGCGTCTCCTTCACTAAGTTCCTCGTCACCAGAGGTCGACGCCTGCAAACACCTGATAGCAGCGAGTTCATCAAGTTAAGAACAAGGGCCTAA
- the asnB gene encoding asparagine synthase (glutamine-hydrolyzing), translated as MGIQHFDGTAVEATVLGTMTRCLAHRGPDGHGFWHSGGVGFAHTRLSIIDLAGSKQPMHSVDARWVLTFNGEIFNYRQLRAGLRYPFHTDGDTEVILAGVSQHGIGWIDNLIGQFAFALHDTFTGTTHLVRDRLGVLPLYYSHTSRQLLFASEIKALLTVLPQAPGVDMLSIDSYLAARSVPSPHTLFEGVSKLPPAHRAEVTREGKITIIRYWQPPAADPRSRWPDPAAIDAVDQAVTEAVDASLVADVPVGAYLSGGVDSSLIVAKIAALRPQHRVQTFAAGFGDARTDELPWARRVSEHVGTDHHEVNVDASDFETLWPQLTWHRDSPISEPADIAVYRLAQTARQSVSVVLSGEGGDELFAGYPKYRAARAVATASLLPFALRSKVIDSIEGHLPVRLARARIALRAAGAVSRDEQYRTWFAPFTSAERTGLLRGIPTRAPARDVTTSGSDTIRNMLLTDLDGWLPDNLLERGDRMSMAASLELRPPLLDHRLVELAFRLPSSVKVRNGTTKWVLKEVARRYLPTEVVDRRKVGFRVPLDQWFRTGLRDSMWDRLTGKDSFVAQTFDQTAVRDLLKRHESGRFSEENRIWTLMCLEVWHETFFRAEGPVAMVSESRTEQPRGTETYERIDQ; from the coding sequence ATGGGGATCCAACACTTTGACGGCACCGCAGTCGAAGCGACCGTTCTCGGGACGATGACCCGGTGTCTGGCCCATCGAGGCCCGGACGGTCATGGGTTTTGGCACTCGGGCGGCGTGGGTTTCGCACACACCAGGCTGTCGATCATCGACCTGGCCGGCAGTAAACAGCCGATGCACAGTGTTGATGCCCGATGGGTGTTGACGTTCAACGGTGAGATCTTCAACTACCGGCAGCTGCGGGCCGGGTTGCGATACCCCTTCCACACCGACGGTGACACGGAGGTGATTCTTGCCGGCGTGAGCCAGCACGGCATTGGCTGGATCGATAACCTCATCGGCCAGTTCGCATTTGCCCTGCACGACACATTTACAGGTACAACTCACCTCGTGCGCGATCGCCTCGGCGTTCTGCCGCTGTATTACTCGCACACCTCACGGCAGCTGCTGTTCGCTTCGGAGATCAAGGCACTTCTTACCGTTCTTCCTCAAGCTCCGGGCGTCGACATGTTAAGCATAGATTCCTACCTCGCAGCACGCTCGGTACCCTCACCGCACACTCTGTTTGAGGGCGTGAGCAAACTTCCTCCTGCTCACCGCGCTGAAGTCACACGTGAGGGCAAAATCACGATCATTCGTTACTGGCAACCGCCCGCTGCCGACCCACGAAGCCGGTGGCCAGACCCTGCCGCGATCGATGCCGTGGATCAAGCTGTGACCGAAGCGGTCGACGCCTCACTCGTAGCGGATGTTCCCGTGGGCGCATACCTCAGCGGAGGAGTGGACAGCAGCCTGATCGTGGCAAAAATCGCCGCATTGCGGCCTCAGCACCGCGTACAGACCTTTGCCGCAGGTTTTGGCGACGCCCGCACCGATGAACTGCCGTGGGCGCGGCGGGTGAGCGAGCACGTGGGCACGGACCACCACGAGGTCAACGTGGACGCGAGCGACTTTGAAACCCTCTGGCCGCAACTCACCTGGCACCGAGATTCACCCATTTCTGAACCCGCCGATATAGCGGTGTACCGACTCGCGCAGACCGCACGGCAGTCTGTGAGTGTCGTCCTCTCCGGCGAGGGCGGCGACGAACTTTTCGCTGGTTACCCGAAGTATCGGGCTGCTCGCGCTGTAGCGACGGCATCCCTTCTGCCCTTCGCCCTGCGCTCCAAGGTGATCGACTCGATCGAGGGACACTTGCCAGTCCGCCTTGCACGGGCTCGCATTGCACTTCGGGCAGCCGGGGCGGTGAGCCGAGACGAGCAATACCGTACCTGGTTTGCGCCCTTCACCAGCGCCGAGCGAACCGGCCTACTGAGGGGAATCCCCACCCGAGCGCCCGCGCGTGACGTGACCACCTCCGGATCCGACACCATTCGAAACATGCTGCTCACTGATCTCGATGGTTGGCTGCCCGACAACCTGCTCGAGAGGGGCGATCGCATGTCCATGGCCGCGTCTCTGGAACTGCGCCCACCGCTGCTCGACCACCGTCTCGTTGAGCTCGCGTTTCGACTTCCCTCCTCGGTCAAAGTGCGCAACGGCACGACGAAGTGGGTGCTCAAGGAAGTAGCCCGCCGCTACCTGCCGACCGAAGTCGTTGATCGGCGCAAGGTGGGCTTTCGCGTTCCGCTCGACCAGTGGTTTAGAACTGGGCTTCGAGATTCCATGTGGGACCGACTTACCGGCAAAGACTCGTTCGTGGCCCAGACGTTCGACCAGACCGCGGTGCGCGATCTGCTCAAGCGCCATGAGAGCGGTCGATTCAGCGAGGAAAACCGCATCTGGACCCTGATGTGCCTCGAGGTGTGGCACGAAACCTTCTTCAGAGCTGAAGGCCCAGTAGCTATGGTCTCCGAATCGCGCACGGAGCAGCCACGAGGCACTGAAACCTACGAAAGGATTGATCAGTGA
- a CDS encoding glycosyltransferase family 2 protein, translating to MRDLTLVIVAYKSADDMITLLASVAAAVDELTWHAIVVDNYGDDGIAAAHAADSRVTVVTANGNLGFSGGANLGLGYATPSHFTIFLNPDLVLEAGSISSLVETCRKEGIGATVPLLTNESGVIQPSLRREPSMLRSLGEALFGDHWPGRPHWLSEMVRSNEPYRTMAPVDWATGAALLVKTNVLGFVGEWDAARFFLYSEETDYCRRIRQSGLQIVFVPGAIMRHRGAGSGTSIQLDALLALNKLRYFRKWHGSVASAMFYGVAVVHSLVRVRRAESRLILRALSSPSVRAALPGGKA from the coding sequence GTGCGGGACCTCACCCTCGTGATCGTCGCCTACAAGAGCGCCGACGACATGATCACACTGCTGGCCTCCGTGGCAGCTGCCGTCGATGAACTCACCTGGCACGCCATCGTGGTGGACAACTACGGTGACGACGGCATAGCAGCGGCGCACGCTGCGGATTCCCGGGTGACCGTCGTGACCGCCAACGGCAACCTAGGCTTTTCCGGTGGTGCCAATCTGGGTCTGGGCTACGCAACACCCTCGCACTTCACGATCTTCCTGAACCCAGACCTCGTGCTTGAGGCTGGTTCGATTAGCAGCCTGGTTGAGACGTGTCGAAAGGAGGGCATTGGGGCGACCGTTCCCCTCCTCACCAACGAGTCCGGCGTCATTCAACCGTCCCTTCGGCGTGAGCCGTCGATGCTTCGTTCTCTCGGTGAAGCACTTTTTGGCGATCACTGGCCGGGACGACCGCACTGGTTGTCTGAGATGGTTCGGTCGAACGAGCCGTATCGCACCATGGCACCCGTCGACTGGGCTACCGGCGCCGCTCTGCTCGTGAAGACCAATGTGCTGGGCTTCGTCGGTGAGTGGGATGCTGCCCGCTTCTTTCTTTATTCTGAGGAAACCGACTACTGCCGGCGGATTCGACAAAGCGGCCTGCAGATCGTCTTCGTTCCGGGTGCAATCATGCGGCACCGGGGGGCGGGGTCGGGTACATCCATTCAACTTGACGCTCTTCTCGCGCTAAATAAGCTTCGCTATTTTCGTAAGTGGCATGGCAGCGTTGCCTCTGCCATGTTCTACGGAGTTGCGGTTGTGCATAGCCTCGTCCGGGTGCGACGGGCTGAGTCCCGTCTCATTCTGCGCGCTCTGTCCTCTCCCTCCGTCCGAGCTGCCCTTCCGGGAGGCAAGGCGTGA
- a CDS encoding glycosyltransferase — protein MGSVVIAAHNEALVIARCLLALSPAVLAGDLDVIVVCNGCVDSTADIARSFTGVRVVEIAVASKTAALRAGDVIARRGPRIYLDADVVMTSRAALDVMAELSHGPALGGRPPVRFETAGSEWAVQSWYRIRVQLPSIQNVLWGAGTYALSTAGRARFTEFPNIVSDDLFIDNLIGTDERVIVSTDPVIVHAPRRSVDLVKILKRTYRTQSDVPLTARATPVSASQRGQLADVWALVRADPRQICDVVLYVAMITLARVQAKLAPAGTRWERDTSSRETLLPGAKITPAN, from the coding sequence GTGGGTTCAGTAGTTATCGCTGCTCATAATGAAGCACTCGTCATTGCACGGTGCCTGCTCGCCCTGAGCCCCGCGGTGCTGGCCGGAGACCTCGACGTGATTGTTGTGTGCAACGGATGCGTCGACAGTACTGCCGACATCGCACGCAGCTTCACGGGCGTGCGGGTTGTGGAAATCGCCGTTGCCTCCAAGACCGCGGCCCTCCGTGCGGGCGACGTTATTGCTCGGCGTGGTCCCCGGATCTATCTTGATGCCGATGTCGTGATGACGAGCCGGGCTGCACTCGACGTGATGGCCGAACTATCCCACGGCCCGGCCCTCGGTGGACGCCCACCCGTGCGGTTCGAAACGGCAGGGTCGGAGTGGGCGGTACAGAGTTGGTATCGGATCCGGGTGCAACTTCCCTCGATACAGAACGTGCTGTGGGGGGCCGGCACCTACGCTTTATCCACCGCTGGGCGGGCGCGCTTCACAGAATTTCCAAACATTGTGTCTGACGACCTCTTTATAGATAATCTCATCGGAACCGACGAGCGCGTCATCGTGTCGACCGATCCGGTAATCGTTCACGCCCCACGTCGTTCGGTAGACCTGGTCAAAATCCTCAAACGCACCTACCGCACGCAGAGTGATGTTCCCCTCACCGCCCGAGCAACCCCTGTATCGGCGAGTCAGCGGGGCCAGCTCGCGGATGTGTGGGCACTGGTGCGAGCCGACCCTCGACAGATCTGTGACGTAGTCCTCTATGTGGCAATGATTACCCTTGCTCGAGTGCAGGCGAAGCTCGCACCGGCCGGGACTCGCTGGGAACGGGACACGAGTTCCCGCGAGACCCTGCTGCCGGGCGCGAAGATCACCCCCGCGAACTAG